ACACTTTCTGGAGTGACTTCATTTTCTTTAAGTGACCAAGAAGGCGTATTGCTAATTCCTTTCGTAAAGCCTTTTTTTGACGCCATAAATCACCCCTTGTCGTTCAATTAGAACCAGATTAACTATCTTCGATAAACTATAAGACAGTTTAATACGAATATTAATTTCAAAAAGTTTATATTATTTATCCTTTTGAGTTTATTAATTAAGCGCTTAAGTATGAAATAGCCTGCAACTCCCTTGCGCCATCATTAACGGCATGAGAATCTTAAGCATCATTTTCAGTTGGTCGAAATCATGACGCTTCCCACTTCTTTATCTATCGCCGAAATCATCGCATTATCTGCCGCCGCTTTTTTAGGTTTACTCATTGGCGCCCTACTTAATCAACGTTTAACCCGCCAGCGATGGGAACAACATCGGGATAAAATTGCCGCTGAAACAAGCCAACTTCAAGCAGATTTAGAGATTAAACAGCAACTATTACAGCAACAAATTGATGAAAAAGAAGACGCGCTGCAACAGGCAAGAGAAAGGTCTGAAATACTGATTGCTCAGTTATCTAAATTAGAAGCACAAGCAGAACGTGTGCCGCAACTTGAACAAACATTAGCTGATGGCCAGCGTAAGTTCATGGAAACCCAGTTGGCACTCTCTAAATCCAATGCCATGCAACAAAGTATTCAAACCCAAGCTAACACTGAAAAAGCGGCGCTAAACGACAAAATTGCCCTACTAGAAAGTGCAGAAGAAAGATTAAAACTGCAATTTGAAAATCTGGCTAACCGCATTTTTGAAGAGCGCAGCGAAAATTTTAAGCAACAAAACGTCACTCAAATTGATGGCGTGCTTGGTCCCCTAAAGCAGCAACTTGAAGGGTTCAGACAGCAAATCCGTGAATCCTATACTCAGGAACAAACTGAACGTAGTGCACTTAAGCATCAACTTGATCATTTAAAAGACCTCAATCTTAAAATGAGTCAAGATGCGATTAACCTTACCAAAGCGCTCAAAGGTGATAACAAGCAACAAGGTAATTGGGGCGAAGTCATACTAGAGCGAGTATTACAAGAAAGTGGTCTACGTGAAGGTCATGAGTACGATACCCAACAAGATTTAAAAGATGAGCAAGGTAAACGCTTCAAACCCGATGTCATTGTTCACTTACCTGAGCAAAAAGATGTGGTTATCGATGCAAAAATGTCACTGGTGGCGTACGAGCGCTTCTTTAACAGCGAAGATGAAATCGTTCAGCAACAAGCAATTAAAGAGTTAGCTCTCTCAATTCGTCAACATATTAAAGGCTTAAGTCAGAAGGATTATCATAAGCTTCATGGCCTTAAGAGCCTTGATTATGTGCTGATGTTTATCCCCATTGAACCAGCTTTTTTATTAGCACTAGAATCTGATCCTTCGCTGGTAAGCTTCGCATTAGATCATAATATTATGCTCGTCAGCCCAACAAACTTATTAGTTGCACTGCGCACAATAAATAATATTTGGCGATACGAATATCAAAATCAAAATGCACAAAGCATCGCCGCGCAAGCGGCTAAGATTTATGACAAATTATGTGGCTATGTTGAAGATATGGATAAATTAGGCCGCGCCCTAGAAACCGCGTATAAAACTTATCAGCAAGCAATGAGTAAATTGTCACAAGGAAAAGGTAACCTAATAAGACAAGCTCATATCATGCAAAAACTAGGGGTTGAAACCAGCAAGAACCTAGACCCACAGCTAATTAATAAAGCTTTGGATGACTCTAAAGAGAGCTAACCCTTAACTTAAGCACTGAGCACAGCCTGATAAAAGGTTTAAGCAAATTTAACGAACCACCAATGGCTATTTGCACTATTATTTGATTGAGCAAAACTGTTGAGTTTTTTAACAGTAAATTGCTGAGTTAAAACACGAGATACGATAACAACACTACAGAGCATGTTTAAATAACAGTTCAATCAATTATTGAACTCTAAGTTAAGTTTTCGCAACGAAGTCGTACTGAGGCGGAGGTCTCATTATTATGCGTAACATGGTGCATTTTTCATTTGTCATTACCGCCCTGCTTTTGTTGCAGGGCTATAGCTACTGCGTCAGTGCTAAAGAAGCAAACTACAGCGCTGAACAGCAACTTTATTTAGATGCCCGTCAAGCGCTAGATAAAAAACAAATGAAAACCTATCAACAATTACGTACTAAACTCGGTGAGTATCCGCTAAACGTTTATCTCGATTACCATGAAAAATCTACCAGCATTTTGAAACTCAATGGCAAACAAGCTCACCAAGCCATTGAAGCATTTAACGCAACTCCCTTATATAACAACTTGCGCTACCGCTATTTAAAAAATGCCGGAAACAGAAAGCAATGGCAAAATTTTCTCACTATCTCGCCAGACTCGCCCAATGATACTGCGCTGCAATGTTATTATTTTAGAGCACAACTGTCCCAAGGAAACGACAAAGTCGCTTTTGCTGGCGCACAAAGATTATGGCTATACGGCCGCTCTCGTCCAAAAGAATGCGACGTATTGTTCAGCGAGTGGGCTAAAGCTGGTAAACGCAGCCAAGCGCTCATTTGGTCACGGATGCTATTAAGCTTTAACGAAAGTCAGTACGGATTAACTCAATACCTAGCAAGAAAAATCACCAAAAATAAAGCTGAAGCTGATTTACTTATATCCGTTTACCGCGATCCAAATAGTTTACGTCATACCCGTAAATTTTCTTCTAAGTCACCAATGGTGGCTGATATCGTTACCGTAGGGCTGAGAAAACTTGCCCGTAAGGACTTAAAGCAAGCGGTTAAACTTTACAAAAAATACGATAAAGCGAATCGATTCAATGCCATTAAAGGGCAGCAATTAAATCGCTATATTGTTCGCCGTGCACTGATTTATAAAGAAGCTGACTTACTCGAACATATCGATGCCAGTTTACCCATTTTAGATTCTGATGACTTATTTCAAATCAGGCTGCGCTGGGCGATTAGCGAGCAAGATACCGCATCCATAAAGCGCTACCTTGCATTGTTAAGTGATGATGTCATTGACGAC
This window of the Shewanella goraebulensis genome carries:
- the rmuC gene encoding DNA recombination protein RmuC; the protein is MTLPTSLSIAEIIALSAAAFLGLLIGALLNQRLTRQRWEQHRDKIAAETSQLQADLEIKQQLLQQQIDEKEDALQQARERSEILIAQLSKLEAQAERVPQLEQTLADGQRKFMETQLALSKSNAMQQSIQTQANTEKAALNDKIALLESAEERLKLQFENLANRIFEERSENFKQQNVTQIDGVLGPLKQQLEGFRQQIRESYTQEQTERSALKHQLDHLKDLNLKMSQDAINLTKALKGDNKQQGNWGEVILERVLQESGLREGHEYDTQQDLKDEQGKRFKPDVIVHLPEQKDVVIDAKMSLVAYERFFNSEDEIVQQQAIKELALSIRQHIKGLSQKDYHKLHGLKSLDYVLMFIPIEPAFLLALESDPSLVSFALDHNIMLVSPTNLLVALRTINNIWRYEYQNQNAQSIAAQAAKIYDKLCGYVEDMDKLGRALETAYKTYQQAMSKLSQGKGNLIRQAHIMQKLGVETSKNLDPQLINKALDDSKES
- a CDS encoding transglycosylase SLT domain-containing protein → MRNMVHFSFVITALLLLQGYSYCVSAKEANYSAEQQLYLDARQALDKKQMKTYQQLRTKLGEYPLNVYLDYHEKSTSILKLNGKQAHQAIEAFNATPLYNNLRYRYLKNAGNRKQWQNFLTISPDSPNDTALQCYYFRAQLSQGNDKVAFAGAQRLWLYGRSRPKECDVLFSEWAKAGKRSQALIWSRMLLSFNESQYGLTQYLARKITKNKAEADLLISVYRDPNSLRHTRKFSSKSPMVADIVTVGLRKLARKDLKQAVKLYKKYDKANRFNAIKGQQLNRYIVRRALIYKEADLLEHIDASLPILDSDDLFQIRLRWAISEQDTASIKRYLALLSDDVIDDSRWQYWQGRYLDENGANEADKLQSKKISTQLSQARNFYGFHTAQTIKAPLAMNDDNLQSSPQLAARLNDDPAMARIVELIAMDKTRDARNEWVHMLRRQSNPMRAEYGLYALKQGWFDYSVEASIQAKQWNSLKLRFPPAAQTEFEKASKKYKVNIDEVRAIARRESAFYPYATSGVGARGLMQLMPATAKETARKNKLKFKRKTDLYQVEYNIQLGSAYYAELLKQFDNNRVLASAAYNAGPHRVKRWLKESDGKLDVMSFIETIPYKETREYVQAVLSYRLIYQQSHSPDASMFSPQELSFLY